A region of Allocoleopsis franciscana PCC 7113 DNA encodes the following proteins:
- a CDS encoding RNA-guided endonuclease InsQ/TnpB family protein yields the protein MIVTRRVTFRLYPNKSQEVKMHYWRRLHKDLFNACLAERKTAYKREGRSINYFDQQNALPKFKENWEEYKPLGSQALQATVKRVDYGFQRFFQGLGKYPRFKSFCYYRGWTYPGVAGWKVHTNGGNGHLEISNLGKIQMRGKARSWGVPTTCTIVWKNNKWLASITVKCEVQRQTGTGAVGIDIGTLTAVAFDNGDKIDNPRFLAIAKSDIRKASKELRRKRKPEKRKFKASRRWKKARKKVSQLQNKVANRRQDWTHKVAAQITSANSLVATETLNVKNMTAKAKKGKRKRQKTGLNRSILDVGFGMLRSAIKYKVEEAGGNFLEVPAQKIKPSQTCPKCLAQKKKELSERIHQCEKCGYTADRDVASALVCLNWALGTNVLDVEQKALAKTPKKCGGFSQLSAMKRQKPRT from the coding sequence ATGATAGTAACACGTAGAGTCACTTTTCGCTTATATCCAAACAAGTCCCAAGAAGTCAAGATGCACTATTGGCGAAGGCTTCATAAGGATTTGTTCAATGCTTGTCTTGCCGAGAGGAAGACAGCATATAAGCGTGAAGGTCGCTCTATTAATTACTTTGACCAGCAGAATGCTTTGCCCAAATTCAAAGAGAACTGGGAAGAGTATAAGCCGTTAGGTTCCCAAGCTCTACAAGCCACTGTAAAGCGTGTTGATTACGGTTTTCAGCGTTTCTTTCAAGGATTGGGAAAATACCCTAGATTCAAGTCATTTTGCTATTACCGAGGATGGACTTATCCGGGAGTTGCTGGATGGAAAGTGCATACAAATGGAGGTAATGGACATCTAGAAATATCAAATCTAGGTAAGATTCAAATGCGCGGCAAAGCAAGAAGTTGGGGAGTACCAACAACTTGCACTATTGTTTGGAAAAACAATAAATGGTTGGCCTCGATAACAGTTAAGTGCGAGGTTCAGCGTCAGACTGGAACTGGAGCTGTTGGCATTGATATTGGTACCTTAACGGCTGTAGCTTTCGATAACGGAGACAAGATTGATAATCCTCGATTTCTAGCCATCGCGAAATCCGATATCAGGAAAGCGTCAAAGGAACTTCGCCGGAAGCGTAAACCTGAGAAGCGCAAGTTCAAGGCTTCAAGAAGATGGAAGAAAGCTAGAAAAAAGGTTTCTCAGCTCCAGAACAAAGTAGCCAATAGACGACAGGACTGGACTCACAAAGTAGCCGCACAAATAACTAGCGCTAATAGCTTGGTTGCTACTGAGACATTGAATGTCAAAAATATGACAGCGAAAGCCAAGAAGGGCAAGAGAAAACGTCAAAAAACTGGATTGAATCGCTCAATCTTAGACGTAGGATTTGGAATGCTGCGAAGTGCTATCAAGTACAAAGTAGAAGAGGCTGGAGGCAACTTTCTCGAAGTCCCAGCCCAAAAAATAAAACCAAGTCAAACTTGCCCCAAATGCTTGGCACAGAAGAAAAAAGAGTTGAGCGAACGTATTCATCAATGCGAAAAGTGCGGATACACAGCCGATAGGGATGTGGCATCCGCGCTTGTTTGTCTCAACTGGGCGTTGGGAACCAACGTCCTAGACGTAGAGCAGAAAGCTCTAGCTAAAACCCCAAAGAAATGCGGAGGCTTTAGCCAACTTTCTGCGATGAAACGTCAGAAACCCCGGACGTAG
- a CDS encoding excisionase family DNA-binding protein has product MASNDFQPEPIVATEQEQTQLAKLDEILSIPLEGEMASLPRLCTSTGEQVELPESVFHLLRQLVHQLLLSKGVALTTFHQPLTIWEAATLLNVQSKEVEQLLDTGTIPFSQAGMRRRIRVEDLMMYKKQQANLRRQEFAERTPISQEFKPGE; this is encoded by the coding sequence ATGGCATCCAATGACTTCCAACCTGAACCAATTGTTGCTACAGAGCAAGAGCAGACTCAGTTGGCAAAATTAGACGAGATTTTAAGCATCCCGCTTGAGGGAGAAATGGCATCATTGCCACGGCTGTGTACCTCAACCGGTGAGCAAGTCGAACTGCCTGAATCGGTCTTTCATTTGCTACGTCAACTGGTGCATCAGTTACTCTTAAGCAAGGGAGTGGCTCTAACAACTTTTCATCAGCCCTTAACCATCTGGGAAGCTGCGACTTTACTTAATGTCCAATCGAAAGAGGTAGAGCAACTCCTCGATACAGGAACAATCCCTTTCTCTCAGGCGGGTATGCGACGCCGGATTAGAGTTGAGGATCTAATGATGTACAAAAAGCAGCAGGCAAACTTGCGGCGGCAAGAATTCGCAGAACGGACGCCGATAAGCCAAGAGTTTAAGCCCGGTGAATAA
- the petA gene encoding cytochrome f — protein MRTPSLSVMCNVLSKRIITRTLVLALATLAFFLISDLSLPQSAAAYPFWAQQTAPETPREATGRIVCANCHLAAKPTEVEIPQSVKPDTVFEAVVKIPYDLSSQQVLGDGSKGGLNVGAVVMLPEGFKIAPEDRIPEEMKEKVGGLYFQPYKDGEDNVVIVGPLPGEQYQEIVFPVLSPNPKTDKGIYFGKYPVHVGANRGRGQVYPTGDKSNNTVYNASKAGTISQIAKVEEGGYEVTIQTEDGSTVVDTIPPGPELIVSEGQKVVANELLTSNPNVGGFGQADKEVVLQDPNRVKWLMLFIGAIMLSQTLLVLKKKQIEKVQAAEMNF, from the coding sequence ATGAGAACACCTTCGTTATCGGTGATGTGCAACGTCCTCAGCAAGCGGATAATCACCAGAACCCTTGTGCTTGCTTTGGCAACCCTGGCATTTTTCTTGATTAGTGATCTATCGCTTCCCCAGTCAGCAGCAGCTTATCCCTTCTGGGCGCAGCAAACCGCTCCGGAAACTCCTCGCGAAGCCACTGGGCGCATTGTTTGTGCCAACTGTCACTTGGCAGCTAAACCTACAGAAGTAGAAATTCCCCAATCTGTAAAGCCAGATACTGTATTTGAGGCTGTCGTTAAGATTCCCTACGACTTGAGTTCACAGCAAGTCTTGGGTGATGGCTCCAAAGGCGGTCTGAATGTGGGTGCAGTGGTCATGTTGCCCGAAGGCTTCAAGATTGCCCCTGAAGACCGAATTCCTGAAGAAATGAAGGAAAAGGTTGGCGGACTTTACTTCCAACCCTACAAAGATGGTGAGGACAATGTAGTTATTGTTGGTCCTCTACCCGGTGAGCAATATCAAGAAATTGTTTTCCCTGTCCTTTCTCCGAATCCCAAAACCGATAAAGGGATTTACTTCGGTAAGTACCCCGTTCACGTCGGCGCTAACCGAGGACGGGGTCAAGTTTACCCCACTGGCGACAAGAGCAATAACACCGTCTACAACGCTTCTAAAGCGGGTACGATTTCTCAAATTGCCAAGGTTGAAGAAGGTGGCTATGAAGTTACCATTCAGACCGAAGATGGATCAACCGTGGTTGATACAATTCCACCTGGCCCAGAGTTAATTGTCTCCGAAGGGCAGAAAGTGGTAGCCAACGAGCTTCTAACCAGTAATCCTAATGTGGGTGGATTTGGTCAGGCTGACAAAGAAGTCGTCTTACAAGACCCCAATCGAGTGAAGTGGTTGATGCTCTTCATCGGTGCAATTATGCTGTCTCAAACCCTGCTGGTTCTGAAGAAGAAGCAGATTGAGAAGGTACAAGCGGCTGAGATGAACTTCTAA
- the chlG gene encoding chlorophyll synthase ChlG, which translates to MTSDNSAERSAKTRQLLGMKGAAPGETSIWKIRLQLMKPITWIPLIWGVVCGAASSGGYSWTLEDILKAAACMLLSGPLMAGYTQTLNDFYDREIDAINEPYRPIPSGAISIPQVITQILVLLFSGVGIAYLLDLWAGHEFPNLTCLTLGGAFIAYIYSAPPLKLKKNGWLGNYALGSSYIALPWWAGHALFGQLNWTIVVLTLFYSLAGLGIAVVNDFKSVEGDRQLGLKSLPVMFGIGTAAWICVLMIDIFQAGIAGYLISIHQNLYAAILLLLIIPQITFQDMYFLRDPLKNDVKYQASAQPFLVLGMLVAGLALGHAAI; encoded by the coding sequence ATGACAAGTGACAACTCCGCCGAACGTAGCGCCAAAACTCGGCAGCTACTGGGGATGAAAGGTGCTGCCCCAGGTGAAACCTCGATTTGGAAAATTCGCCTCCAGTTAATGAAGCCGATTACCTGGATTCCTCTAATCTGGGGAGTTGTCTGTGGTGCGGCTTCTTCGGGTGGATATAGCTGGACACTGGAAGACATTCTCAAGGCGGCTGCCTGTATGTTGCTTTCCGGGCCTCTGATGGCGGGTTATACCCAAACCCTGAATGACTTTTATGACCGCGAAATCGACGCGATTAATGAACCTTATCGCCCTATCCCTTCCGGTGCCATTTCTATCCCCCAGGTTATCACCCAGATTTTAGTACTCCTATTTTCGGGTGTTGGGATAGCTTACCTCTTAGACCTTTGGGCGGGTCATGAATTTCCGAACCTCACCTGTTTAACCTTGGGCGGTGCTTTTATTGCTTACATTTACTCGGCCCCACCCCTGAAACTGAAAAAGAACGGCTGGCTGGGAAATTATGCCCTCGGTTCGAGTTACATTGCCCTACCCTGGTGGGCGGGTCATGCGTTGTTCGGTCAACTCAATTGGACAATTGTCGTTTTGACCTTGTTCTATAGCCTTGCGGGATTAGGAATTGCTGTCGTTAATGACTTTAAGAGTGTAGAAGGCGATCGCCAACTGGGTTTAAAATCACTGCCTGTCATGTTCGGTATTGGCACAGCCGCTTGGATTTGTGTCCTGATGATTGATATATTCCAAGCGGGAATTGCGGGTTATTTAATTAGCATCCACCAAAATCTCTATGCGGCAATTTTGTTGTTGTTAATTATTCCTCAAATCACGTTTCAGGACATGTATTTTCTCCGCGATCCCTTAAAAAATGATGTGAAGTATCAAGCGAGTGCTCAACCTTTTTTAGTGTTGGGAATGTTAGTTGCCGGTTTAGCGCTTGGTCATGCTGCCATCTAG
- a CDS encoding IS607 family transposase, with translation MSNNKNHVPPRVAAARLGVSTKTLERWLEAGKIKAFITPGGQRRYDLDSIIPAGDTERISIIYARVSSRSQKNDLLTQIDFLQSHYPNAKIIQDIGSGLNYRRKGFLSLLERILSNDVGLVVVAHKDRLCRFGFDLVAWLCERQKCELLVLNQSHLSPEREMVEDILAIIHVFSCRLYGLRKYKKQITEDRELSSIPSKSP, from the coding sequence ATGTCGAACAACAAAAATCATGTACCACCAAGAGTCGCTGCTGCCCGATTGGGAGTCAGCACCAAAACGCTCGAAAGATGGCTTGAAGCAGGAAAAATCAAGGCGTTCATCACTCCAGGAGGGCAACGACGATACGACCTGGATTCAATTATCCCTGCTGGAGATACCGAAAGAATCAGCATCATATATGCGAGAGTTTCAAGCCGCTCTCAAAAAAATGACTTGCTTACACAGATTGACTTTCTACAGTCTCACTACCCAAACGCCAAAATTATCCAAGACATCGGGAGCGGACTCAACTACAGAAGAAAAGGCTTTTTATCCTTATTGGAACGAATTCTCTCAAATGATGTCGGATTGGTTGTCGTTGCCCACAAAGACCGACTTTGTAGATTTGGGTTCGATCTTGTCGCATGGTTGTGCGAAAGACAAAAATGTGAATTACTGGTTCTCAACCAATCGCACCTTAGCCCAGAACGAGAGATGGTTGAGGACATCCTCGCAATCATCCATGTATTCAGTTGTAGACTGTACGGACTCAGAAAGTACAAAAAGCAAATCACTGAAGACCGTGAGCTATCGAGTATACCCAGTAAAAGCCCTTGA
- a CDS encoding MraY family glycosyltransferase codes for MNFAVFLLAIASFVLSILCVGFIKQRFSQKLLDIPNHRSSHTQPTPCGGGLGFIIAFAITGTMASVLTHYFPQLLPSQLTTPNFGFLWLILIPLAVIGIIDDQRGVPASIRYLVQLTVAGIAIAYFGSFPLPWLTPFGLVGQITAVALTLIGMTALINFYNFMDGLDGLVAGVTAVQFAFLGYYLNQPLFWLLAAALLGFLWWNWSPAKIFMGDAGSTVLGASIAIALLNTNHNPIQAWSALAVTLPLLGDAMYTLIRRLRHGENIFKAHRSHLYQRLQQAGWSHAQVASTYMVATGIVILAIINFGLIGSGLSAIGVVVGIAIGEKYLRSHRVPTRSSKIEPLPSAYSLSEK; via the coding sequence ATGAATTTTGCCGTTTTTTTGCTTGCGATTGCCAGCTTTGTGCTTAGCATCCTTTGTGTTGGCTTTATCAAACAACGCTTCAGCCAAAAGTTACTCGATATCCCTAATCATCGCAGTTCCCATACACAACCGACTCCTTGTGGGGGTGGCTTGGGCTTTATCATCGCCTTTGCCATTACCGGAACAATGGCTTCCGTCCTAACCCACTATTTTCCCCAACTTTTACCTAGCCAACTCACGACTCCAAATTTCGGCTTTCTTTGGCTTATCCTGATTCCCCTAGCCGTTATTGGCATCATTGACGACCAGCGTGGTGTTCCAGCTAGTATTCGGTATTTGGTTCAGCTTACAGTGGCTGGAATAGCGATCGCTTATTTTGGCTCGTTTCCCCTACCTTGGCTCACTCCCTTCGGTTTAGTGGGTCAAATTACAGCAGTTGCGCTCACCCTGATCGGCATGACTGCCCTGATCAACTTCTACAACTTCATGGACGGTCTAGATGGTCTTGTAGCAGGTGTCACTGCCGTACAATTTGCTTTTTTGGGGTATTACCTCAATCAACCCCTGTTCTGGCTTTTGGCAGCCGCCTTGCTGGGCTTTCTGTGGTGGAATTGGTCTCCTGCCAAAATCTTTATGGGTGATGCTGGCAGCACCGTTTTAGGCGCTAGTATCGCGATCGCTTTACTCAATACAAACCACAACCCAATCCAAGCTTGGTCAGCCCTAGCCGTTACTTTACCCTTGCTTGGCGATGCCATGTATACCCTCATCCGTCGTCTGAGGCATGGCGAAAATATCTTCAAAGCCCATCGCAGCCATCTTTACCAACGCCTCCAACAAGCGGGTTGGTCTCATGCTCAAGTGGCAAGTACCTATATGGTGGCTACAGGTATTGTCATTTTAGCGATTATCAATTTTGGCCTGATCGGTAGCGGGTTAAGCGCGATTGGAGTAGTCGTGGGAATTGCAATCGGCGAAAAATATTTGCGCTCACATCGTGTTCCTACTCGTTCATCAAAAATAGAACCATTGCCCAGCGCTTATAGCTTGTCCGAAAAGTAA
- a CDS encoding CHAT domain-containing protein codes for MKSVVSRISLLLAALQLTGTLGAAPVQGRTINPQSDSRRTHSLTQGQILQAQTEIPVVPTHLFALDRDNLSVAVPLIEQTWEKDFEGYFGANFSNDSMTVQKIGDTLSQIATQTGKKPALIYMVPRPQQLELILITPDGEPIHKRVVAANRDELLRQAQEMTRFLINPVFRDTNQYRAPAQQLYQWMIAPLEADLQAQKIDTLIFCVGGGLRTLPLAALHDGKQFLVEKYSFSRIPAFKLINKVYTDLRKSPVLAMGASEFKDQNPLPAVPIELSTITTSLGQGKSFLNQEFTLTNLQSQQASQPYQIIHLATHAAFQPGEPKNSYIQFWDKKLTLDQMGQFPWNKTPLELLVLSACETAIGDKQAELGFAGLAVQARAKSAIASLWQVSDAGTLGLMTQLYQELKTAPIKAEALRQAQIAMLKGQVRWEGGQLHTPTETVPLPSELVMMGHEDFSSPYYWAAFTMVGSPW; via the coding sequence ATGAAATCAGTAGTGAGTCGCATTAGCTTATTGCTGGCAGCATTACAGCTTACAGGAACGCTGGGTGCAGCACCTGTGCAGGGACGAACCATCAACCCACAATCTGACTCGCGTCGCACCCATTCCCTGACTCAAGGGCAAATTCTTCAAGCCCAAACAGAGATTCCTGTTGTTCCCACACACTTATTTGCTCTTGATCGAGATAATCTGTCTGTTGCGGTGCCCCTAATTGAGCAAACCTGGGAAAAAGATTTTGAGGGATACTTTGGCGCTAATTTCTCAAATGACTCAATGACAGTCCAGAAAATTGGCGATACTCTCTCGCAAATTGCGACTCAAACGGGGAAAAAACCTGCTCTAATTTACATGGTTCCTCGCCCGCAACAACTAGAACTGATACTCATTACTCCCGATGGTGAACCGATTCATAAGCGTGTCGTAGCAGCGAATCGCGATGAGTTGCTACGGCAGGCACAAGAGATGACCCGATTTCTGATCAACCCTGTGTTCAGGGACACTAACCAATATCGAGCACCAGCCCAGCAACTTTATCAGTGGATGATTGCCCCACTAGAGGCAGACCTGCAAGCTCAAAAAATTGACACGCTGATCTTTTGTGTGGGTGGCGGTTTGCGGACTTTACCCCTAGCGGCTTTGCATGATGGGAAGCAGTTTCTGGTAGAAAAGTATAGCTTCTCTCGCATCCCAGCTTTCAAACTAATTAATAAAGTCTACACCGATTTGAGGAAGTCGCCTGTACTAGCGATGGGTGCGTCGGAATTTAAAGACCAAAATCCCTTGCCCGCTGTACCGATAGAATTATCGACAATTACGACAAGCCTAGGGCAAGGGAAATCCTTCCTCAATCAAGAGTTCACCCTGACCAATCTCCAATCGCAACAAGCCTCACAGCCCTATCAGATTATTCACTTAGCCACTCATGCCGCCTTCCAACCCGGAGAACCCAAAAACTCTTACATTCAGTTTTGGGACAAGAAGCTAACGTTGGATCAGATGGGGCAGTTCCCTTGGAACAAGACACCCCTAGAATTATTAGTGTTGAGTGCTTGTGAGACAGCGATCGGAGATAAACAAGCCGAATTAGGCTTTGCCGGGTTAGCCGTGCAGGCCAGAGCGAAGTCCGCGATCGCTAGTTTGTGGCAGGTCAGCGATGCCGGAACATTGGGGCTAATGACACAACTTTATCAGGAGCTGAAAACCGCCCCCATTAAAGCCGAGGCTCTTCGTCAAGCTCAGATCGCGATGCTCAAAGGACAGGTGCGATGGGAAGGGGGTCAGTTGCACACCCCCACAGAGACGGTTCCTTTACCCTCAGAACTCGTCATGATGGGGCATGAGGATTTTTCCTCTCCCTACTATTGGGCGGCTTTTACTATGGTCGGTAGTCCTTGGTAG
- a CDS encoding RNA-guided endonuclease InsQ/TnpB family protein, with product MSYRVYPVKALEKIWKQWVAAVRKVYNVSIAYLNEHQKFPKPLKEKGGKLGGKMGFKKFLKASGLIAGWCKELGISKLLDNASMEAYVAWSQTDKCPNFIGKGKSRKVHPQAGLKIARFRSVRDQKLTLQFDPTTYKNGHWMVSATKQFPVPEFAGHNFCILTDGATELTYNKGRWFAHFPVEVEDGADVTQTQKLIALDPGVRTFVTGFDGNEFKEFGNNDFARIAKLCSHLDKMKSRHDQAKGRSFKRLRYCLKIAMAHLRTKIKNLRSELHKQVASYLAKNYDVIFFPTFETSQMVVRKRRKLKNKTARAMITWAFYQFSQTLEHLCNRYGSKLVRVTEEYTSKTCTKCGHVHRKLGGAKMFKCPECGHQIPRDFNGALGIFLKALWDTTFLSDVQEQNVVLDV from the coding sequence GTGAGCTATCGAGTATACCCAGTAAAAGCCCTTGAAAAGATTTGGAAGCAATGGGTAGCGGCTGTTCGCAAAGTCTATAACGTGAGCATCGCCTATCTTAACGAACATCAAAAGTTCCCAAAACCTCTTAAAGAAAAAGGTGGGAAATTAGGGGGAAAGATGGGATTCAAGAAGTTCTTAAAAGCTTCAGGATTAATCGCTGGCTGGTGTAAAGAGCTAGGAATATCAAAGCTATTAGACAATGCATCTATGGAAGCTTATGTAGCATGGTCTCAAACCGATAAATGTCCAAACTTCATAGGGAAAGGTAAGTCGAGAAAGGTTCATCCTCAAGCCGGATTAAAAATAGCCAGATTCCGTAGTGTTCGAGACCAAAAGTTAACCCTCCAGTTTGACCCGACAACTTACAAGAACGGTCATTGGATGGTTTCAGCGACCAAGCAATTTCCTGTCCCAGAATTTGCCGGACATAATTTCTGCATTCTCACTGATGGTGCAACCGAGCTAACTTACAACAAAGGAAGATGGTTTGCCCATTTCCCTGTAGAAGTAGAAGACGGTGCTGATGTTACTCAAACACAAAAGCTTATTGCTCTTGACCCTGGAGTAAGAACATTTGTGACAGGCTTTGATGGTAATGAGTTTAAGGAGTTTGGTAATAATGACTTCGCCAGAATAGCTAAACTATGTTCTCATCTCGATAAGATGAAATCTCGGCATGATCAAGCCAAGGGTCGTAGCTTCAAGAGACTACGGTATTGTCTCAAAATAGCAATGGCTCATCTCAGAACTAAGATTAAAAACCTTCGCTCTGAGCTACACAAACAAGTCGCATCCTATTTGGCAAAGAACTATGATGTTATATTTTTCCCCACGTTTGAAACATCCCAAATGGTTGTTCGTAAAAGGCGAAAGCTGAAGAACAAAACCGCTAGAGCAATGATAACGTGGGCTTTTTATCAGTTCTCTCAAACTCTTGAACACTTGTGTAATCGATACGGCTCCAAGTTGGTGCGAGTAACTGAAGAATATACCTCAAAGACTTGCACTAAATGCGGTCATGTTCATCGCAAACTAGGGGGTGCGAAAATGTTTAAATGTCCAGAGTGTGGACACCAAATCCCTCGCGATTTTAATGGAGCCTTGGGGATTTTCCTCAAGGCGTTGTGGGATACCACCTTTCTGTCTGATGTTCAGGAACAGAATGTTGTACTCGATGTCTGA
- the hpsP gene encoding hormogonium polysaccharide biosynthesis glycosyltransferase HpsP — protein sequence MRILQIIPSISLVYGGPSQMVKGLSSALASQGVNVTVLTTDSNGDVGQLPLDVPLNQPVEQDGYQVRYFRCSPFRRYKFSLDLLRWLWQEAREFDLAHIHALFSPVSTAAAAIARHKNLPYILRPLGTLDPADLQKKRQLKQIYAALWERSNLARAAGIHFTSAQEAKISERFGIQTRDLVIPLGVTPLVMPPKGESRRQLGISEHTPLLLFMSRIDPKKGLKLLIPALEKLLAEGINFHFVLAGTNPQDPDYESQITEQIKTSPLFSCTTITGFVKGELKAALLQDADLFVLPSYYENFGIAVAEAMVAGTPVVISDQVHIWEEVKSTQAGWVCACEVNALTECLRESLQDAGERQHRGRKGQEYALKNYSWDAIAQQTIQVYRQILENQH from the coding sequence CTGCGGATTCTACAAATTATTCCTTCGATTTCCCTGGTTTACGGTGGCCCTAGTCAGATGGTAAAAGGGCTTTCATCCGCATTAGCCTCTCAGGGGGTAAACGTTACAGTGCTCACAACGGACTCGAATGGAGATGTGGGACAACTACCTCTGGATGTTCCCCTAAATCAACCCGTAGAGCAAGATGGCTATCAAGTGCGATACTTTCGCTGTTCTCCCTTCCGCCGCTATAAGTTTTCTCTTGACCTTTTGCGCTGGTTATGGCAGGAAGCAAGAGAATTTGATCTGGCTCATATTCATGCTTTATTTTCGCCAGTGAGTACGGCAGCGGCTGCGATCGCACGACACAAAAACCTACCCTATATTTTGCGTCCCTTAGGTACCCTTGATCCAGCAGACTTACAAAAGAAACGACAACTCAAGCAAATCTATGCCGCACTGTGGGAACGATCCAACTTAGCCCGGGCGGCAGGCATTCACTTCACGAGTGCCCAAGAAGCCAAGATTTCGGAACGCTTTGGCATTCAGACACGAGATTTGGTGATTCCGCTAGGAGTGACGCCGTTAGTGATGCCCCCGAAAGGAGAATCGCGGCGTCAATTGGGTATTTCAGAACACACGCCTTTGCTGCTATTCATGTCCCGAATTGACCCCAAAAAAGGTCTAAAATTGCTCATACCAGCACTGGAAAAACTGTTAGCCGAGGGAATCAATTTTCACTTTGTGCTAGCAGGAACCAATCCTCAAGACCCAGATTATGAAAGCCAGATTACCGAACAAATTAAGACTTCTCCTCTGTTCTCCTGCACGACAATTACAGGTTTTGTAAAGGGGGAATTGAAGGCGGCGTTATTGCAAGATGCGGATTTATTTGTCCTACCTTCTTACTACGAAAACTTTGGCATTGCGGTGGCAGAAGCGATGGTTGCTGGAACACCTGTAGTGATTTCTGACCAAGTTCATATTTGGGAAGAAGTTAAAAGTACTCAGGCAGGATGGGTTTGTGCTTGTGAGGTGAATGCTTTAACGGAGTGCTTACGGGAGTCACTTCAGGATGCTGGGGAACGGCAGCACCGAGGGAGGAAGGGTCAAGAGTATGCTTTGAAGAATTATAGTTGGGATGCGATCGCGCAGCAGACGATTCAGGTTTATCGGCAAATTCTGGAAAATCAACACTGA
- the petP gene encoding cytochrome b6f subunit PetP, translated as MEIGQKVKVYRLRDRVSPATVSKLGKVGTIQEFKMTDGSGVGVVVKFDDNYTTWFFEDELKPVDN; from the coding sequence ATGGAGATCGGGCAAAAAGTAAAAGTCTATCGCCTGAGAGATCGGGTGTCTCCGGCGACTGTGAGTAAACTAGGGAAAGTCGGCACCATCCAAGAATTCAAAATGACGGATGGTAGCGGCGTTGGTGTTGTTGTTAAATTTGACGACAACTACACAACCTGGTTTTTTGAAGACGAACTCAAACCCGTAGACAACTAA
- a CDS encoding Get3/ArsA fold putative tail anchor-mediating ATPase NosAFP, whose translation MSLILTFLGKGGTGRTTIAIAAAKKLSSLGQRVLLVGQDPGPAFGLLLGVATSPDPQEIGANLKVVQLHSTLLLERAWEEVKNLEAQYLRSPTLKNVFGQELGILPGMDTALALNAIREYDKSGHYDVIIYDGSGDQATLRMLGMPEVLSWYIRRFRKVVEDSDVWKSLSPFVQPVTSAVLNVSWTGESFAKEPTQQANTILEQGTAAIADPNRVAAYLVTSGDTAALATAKYLWGSSQQVGLTVGGVLLNQIPATEPLAAEFAPLGISALPKLSSGDEWEPLIDALPDFKQATQVPRPITIDTSTRQVQLFLPSFDKKQVKLTQYGPEVTIEAGDQRRNIVLPPQLRGQSVKGAKFQNNYLTISF comes from the coding sequence ATGTCCCTGATCCTTACCTTCTTGGGCAAAGGCGGCACCGGTCGCACGACAATTGCGATCGCAGCCGCCAAAAAGCTGTCCAGCCTCGGTCAACGTGTCCTTTTAGTCGGACAAGACCCAGGTCCCGCCTTCGGGCTTTTACTGGGAGTCGCCACCAGTCCCGACCCTCAGGAAATTGGCGCTAACCTCAAAGTCGTACAGTTACACAGTACATTGCTGTTGGAACGGGCTTGGGAAGAGGTCAAAAACTTAGAAGCGCAATATTTGCGATCGCCCACTCTGAAAAATGTCTTTGGTCAAGAACTGGGCATTTTACCGGGGATGGACACGGCCTTGGCGCTGAACGCGATTCGGGAGTATGACAAAAGCGGTCACTATGATGTGATCATCTACGACGGCAGTGGTGACCAAGCCACCCTGCGGATGCTGGGAATGCCAGAGGTTTTAAGCTGGTACATCCGTCGATTCCGGAAAGTCGTAGAAGATTCCGACGTTTGGAAATCCTTATCCCCCTTCGTCCAACCCGTCACCAGTGCTGTCCTAAATGTGTCCTGGACGGGAGAGAGTTTTGCTAAAGAACCCACCCAGCAGGCGAATACAATACTCGAACAGGGAACAGCCGCGATCGCTGACCCCAATCGTGTTGCTGCCTACTTAGTCACCAGTGGTGATACAGCAGCCCTTGCCACTGCCAAATACCTTTGGGGCAGTTCTCAACAAGTCGGTTTAACCGTCGGTGGTGTGCTACTCAACCAAATCCCGGCAACGGAACCATTAGCGGCTGAATTTGCACCTTTGGGCATCAGCGCCCTTCCCAAACTATCCTCTGGCGATGAGTGGGAACCCTTAATCGACGCCCTGCCCGATTTCAAACAAGCCACACAGGTACCCCGACCTATTACCATAGATACCTCTACTCGTCAAGTCCAATTGTTCCTGCCTAGTTTTGACAAAAAGCAGGTCAAACTCACCCAATACGGCCCAGAAGTCACCATTGAAGCCGGTGACCAACGGCGTAATATCGTGCTGCCCCCACAATTAAGGGGTCAATCGGTCAAGGGTGCTAAATTCCAAAACAATTATTTGACAATATCGTTTTAG